In the genome of Candidatus Zixiibacteriota bacterium, one region contains:
- the bamA gene encoding outer membrane protein assembly factor BamA: MSSRFLLLGILLFALFSWSSTVEAQNLTISSVEVRGNLTADRSLILSVADITIGAVLTSTSTQDAIRAIYGLGLFSDVRIKGEVTDEQTIDLIIEVEEYPRVTRVEYSGNDKLDDDDIKEVDSIEVGRQIPPHELKQATERIRRKYQDKGYYLVNIETELKPVEGSQLNHELLIKLDEGPKIRIMDIVFEGNDVFTDDKLRGKMGNKPKGFLRSGNFDPEKHEEDKEKIIEFYHEKGYLDADILHDTVIVHEDDPRWMTVKIEVYEGIQYRYGDTKFTGNKIYGDKLLHSRLKYDEGDIFNSEKFEESISELYAVYQEDGYIHARIFENISTVDSILNIEFEVSEGVPAKIHKIVINGNTKTKEKVIRREMASRPGQVFRRSALMRSVRNVMLLNYFGKAEPDFKVLPNGDVDLILEVEEKPTGQFNAGAGYSGQDKLVGTVSLGMPNFRGNGQTLQLSTEFGSRRNSLSLSFTEPWLFGTPTSFSASIYNLNRKWYDDFWEGRRGGSVRFGRRLRWPDDYFRVYASYRLEDIRYYDFEDSVYAADPNSLARFNEDWLRTSSVTSTLMRDSRDLPMFPTSGSVHSYTVEYAGGPLGGEWQYHKHTFEVKHFYKLFWKFVLAGKLKLGVVDSPDGDDGVPFTERFSPGGTDPDGTLRGYEDGDVTPKDDDGYNIRGRSMLVYNAEIQFPVVEQQIYGLLFADAGNSWLAGYQIRPFDFKGELKRSIGAGFRVVIPGIGILGFDFAYGYDKDDPGWKPHFQIGSTF, translated from the coding sequence ACGCGATCCGGGCTATCTATGGTCTCGGCCTGTTTTCCGATGTGCGCATCAAGGGCGAGGTGACCGACGAGCAGACGATCGACCTGATCATTGAGGTTGAAGAATATCCACGCGTCACAAGGGTGGAGTATTCCGGCAATGACAAGCTCGATGATGATGATATCAAAGAGGTTGATTCGATCGAGGTCGGACGACAGATTCCACCCCATGAACTGAAGCAGGCGACTGAACGAATTCGCCGCAAATACCAGGATAAGGGTTATTACCTGGTAAATATCGAGACTGAATTGAAGCCCGTCGAGGGGAGTCAGCTAAATCATGAACTCCTGATTAAACTCGATGAGGGCCCCAAGATCCGTATCATGGATATCGTCTTTGAGGGCAACGACGTCTTCACAGATGACAAGTTGCGGGGAAAGATGGGTAACAAACCCAAGGGCTTTCTGCGTTCGGGGAATTTTGATCCGGAGAAGCATGAAGAAGACAAAGAAAAAATTATCGAGTTTTATCATGAGAAGGGTTATCTCGATGCCGATATTCTGCACGATACCGTAATTGTGCACGAGGACGATCCGCGCTGGATGACTGTCAAAATCGAAGTCTATGAGGGTATTCAATACCGCTATGGCGACACGAAATTTACCGGCAATAAAATCTACGGCGACAAGCTTCTCCACAGCCGTTTGAAATACGACGAAGGCGACATTTTTAATTCCGAGAAATTCGAAGAATCGATTTCTGAACTGTATGCTGTCTACCAGGAAGACGGCTATATTCATGCCCGTATCTTTGAGAACATCAGCACGGTCGACAGCATCCTGAATATCGAATTCGAGGTTTCCGAGGGTGTCCCGGCCAAGATCCACAAGATCGTCATAAACGGCAATACCAAGACCAAGGAGAAGGTTATCCGGCGCGAGATGGCTTCACGACCGGGTCAGGTTTTCCGCCGTTCGGCTTTGATGAGATCTGTGCGAAATGTGATGCTCCTGAATTACTTTGGCAAAGCTGAGCCGGATTTCAAGGTTCTTCCCAATGGCGATGTCGATCTGATTCTCGAAGTCGAAGAGAAGCCGACCGGGCAGTTCAACGCAGGCGCTGGTTACTCGGGTCAGGACAAGCTGGTAGGAACGGTTTCGCTGGGAATGCCCAACTTTCGAGGCAATGGCCAGACGCTTCAACTCTCGACCGAGTTCGGATCTCGTCGCAATTCGCTTTCACTGTCTTTCACAGAGCCCTGGTTGTTTGGAACGCCGACCTCCTTTTCGGCTTCGATCTACAATCTCAATCGTAAATGGTACGATGACTTCTGGGAAGGTCGCCGGGGCGGATCGGTACGCTTCGGACGACGCCTGAGATGGCCGGATGATTATTTCCGGGTCTACGCCAGTTATCGTCTGGAAGATATTCGCTATTATGATTTCGAGGATTCCGTCTATGCCGCCGATCCGAATTCGCTGGCGCGATTTAACGAGGATTGGCTCCGGACCTCTTCGGTGACATCGACATTGATGCGCGATTCACGTGATTTGCCGATGTTTCCAACATCAGGATCGGTTCACTCCTACACGGTTGAGTATGCCGGTGGTCCCCTGGGGGGAGAGTGGCAGTACCACAAGCACACCTTTGAAGTAAAACATTTTTACAAGTTGTTCTGGAAATTCGTACTCGCAGGAAAGTTGAAACTGGGTGTCGTTGATTCACCTGACGGTGACGACGGTGTACCTTTTACAGAGCGGTTTTCGCCCGGAGGAACTGATCCCGACGGCACACTTCGAGGCTATGAAGATGGTGATGTCACGCCCAAGGATGACGACGGCTACAATATCCGCGGTCGATCGATGCTGGTCTACAATGCCGAAATCCAGTTCCCGGTAGTCGAACAGCAGATCTATGGCTTGTTGTTTGCCGATGCCGGTAACAGCTGGCTGGCCGGATACCAGATTAGACCTTTTGACTTTAAGGGTGAGTTAAAGAGATCGATTGGGGCCGGTTTCAGGGTGGTTATCCCTGGAATTGGAATCCTTGGATTCGATTTCGCTTATGGCTATGACAAAGATGATCCCGGCTGGAAACCTCATTTCCAGATCGGTTCAACGTTCTAA